In a single window of the Agromyces sp. H17E-10 genome:
- the radA gene encoding DNA repair protein RadA, protein MARPTSSFRCTECGWTTVKWVGRCVECQQWGTVVDVAESTGIVRAVKAVQVGDARAARPIVEVETTDAAHRPSGIGEFDRVLGGGIVAGAAILLSGEPGVGKSTLLLEVAARVAATGRRVLYVTAEESTAQVRLRAGRTGALHDELYLAAETDLATILGQVDAVSPELLIVDSVQTVSSSLSDGLPGQPSQVREVASTLIRVAKERQLPVLLVGHVTKDGSIAGPRLLEHLVDVVCQFEGDRQTALRFVRALKNRFGPTDEVGCFEMTGEGIAEVPDPSGLFRSTGRREVSGTCVTVALEGRRALPVEVQALVVATKAPQPRRVVNGVDPSRVAMIIAVLERRAGLRALGEHDVYVSTVGGVRLAEPGADLAIAVAIASAMRDAAVPHEIAAFGEISLAGEVRPVTAAKQRAAEARRLGYTTILDVEAGSVRAAVARAMLASTDARQRELDAAF, encoded by the coding sequence ATGGCCAGACCCACCTCGTCGTTCCGTTGCACCGAATGCGGGTGGACCACCGTCAAATGGGTCGGCCGCTGCGTCGAATGCCAGCAGTGGGGCACGGTCGTCGACGTCGCCGAGTCGACCGGCATCGTGCGCGCGGTGAAGGCGGTGCAGGTCGGCGACGCTCGCGCCGCCCGGCCCATCGTCGAGGTCGAGACGACCGATGCGGCGCACCGGCCGAGCGGCATCGGCGAGTTCGACCGGGTGCTCGGCGGCGGCATCGTCGCCGGTGCGGCGATCCTGCTCTCGGGCGAGCCCGGCGTCGGCAAGTCGACCCTGCTGCTCGAGGTCGCCGCCCGGGTCGCCGCGACCGGGCGCCGGGTGCTGTACGTCACCGCCGAGGAGTCGACGGCGCAGGTGCGACTCCGGGCAGGGCGCACGGGGGCGCTGCACGACGAGCTCTACCTCGCCGCAGAGACCGACCTCGCGACGATCCTCGGCCAGGTCGACGCGGTCTCGCCCGAACTCCTCATCGTCGACTCGGTGCAGACCGTCTCGTCGTCGCTCTCCGACGGACTGCCCGGCCAGCCGAGCCAGGTGCGCGAGGTCGCGTCGACGCTCATCCGCGTCGCGAAAGAGCGGCAACTGCCCGTGCTGCTCGTGGGCCACGTCACGAAAGACGGCTCGATCGCGGGCCCGCGCCTGCTCGAGCATCTCGTCGACGTCGTCTGCCAGTTCGAGGGCGACCGGCAGACCGCGCTGCGGTTCGTGCGCGCGCTCAAGAACCGGTTCGGCCCGACCGACGAGGTCGGCTGCTTCGAGATGACGGGCGAGGGCATCGCCGAGGTGCCCGACCCGTCGGGCCTCTTCCGCTCGACGGGGCGGCGCGAGGTGAGCGGCACGTGCGTGACCGTCGCACTCGAGGGGCGACGCGCGCTGCCCGTCGAGGTGCAGGCGCTCGTCGTCGCGACGAAGGCGCCGCAACCGCGCCGCGTCGTGAACGGCGTCGACCCCTCGCGCGTCGCGATGATCATCGCGGTGCTCGAGCGCCGCGCCGGGCTCCGGGCGCTCGGCGAGCACGACGTGTACGTGTCGACCGTCGGCGGCGTGCGGCTCGCCGAACCCGGTGCAGACCTCGCGATCGCGGTCGCCATCGCCTCGGCCATGCGCGACGCGGCGGTGCCGCACGAGATCGCCGCCTTCGGCGAGATCAGTCTCGCGGGCGAGGTGCGCCCCGTCACCGCGGCCAAGCAGCGCGCGGCCGAGGCACGCCGACTCGGCTATACGACGATCCTCGACGTCGAGGCCGGCAGCGTACGCGCCGCCGTCGCCCGTGCGATGCTCGCCTCGACCGACGCCCGGCAGCGCGAGCTCGACGCCGCCTTCTGA
- a CDS encoding SGNH/GDSL hydrolase family protein produces the protein MTTLEPLDTAFAPPRPRPSMRALAAGSGLAASTVLGTAGVRPYDARVALRRSTLNDTLPVHSKWWRERGAEPGELLYVAIGDSAAQGIGASRPDRGYVGVLAEAMRAASGRSIRTANLSVSGATTALAVRDQLPRFRGLEPDVVTVAIGANDIAEWAPREFDRNLRAILDVVPSHAIVAELPCFHFRSNERKVAEANRLLHDAAGERGLAVAPLHAATRRQGLRGILTQFARDMFHPNDEGYAVWAEAFRPLVGARVAELTELVGTAPSVGTAVVGGRG, from the coding sequence ATGACCACGCTCGAGCCGCTCGACACCGCCTTCGCGCCCCCGCGCCCGCGGCCGTCGATGCGCGCGCTCGCGGCCGGCAGCGGGCTCGCCGCGTCGACCGTGCTCGGCACCGCGGGCGTCCGCCCGTACGACGCCCGGGTGGCCCTGCGCCGCTCGACCCTCAACGACACGCTGCCCGTGCACTCGAAGTGGTGGCGCGAGCGCGGCGCCGAGCCGGGCGAGCTGCTGTACGTCGCGATCGGCGACTCGGCAGCGCAGGGCATCGGCGCTTCGAGGCCCGATCGCGGCTACGTGGGCGTGCTGGCCGAGGCCATGCGTGCGGCCTCCGGCCGGAGCATCCGCACCGCCAATCTCAGCGTCTCGGGCGCGACGACGGCGCTCGCGGTGCGCGACCAGCTGCCGCGGTTCCGCGGTCTCGAACCCGACGTCGTCACGGTCGCGATCGGCGCCAACGACATCGCCGAGTGGGCGCCGCGCGAGTTCGACCGCAACCTCCGCGCGATCCTCGACGTCGTACCGTCGCACGCGATCGTGGCCGAGCTGCCGTGCTTCCACTTCCGCAGCAACGAGCGCAAGGTCGCCGAGGCGAACCGCCTGCTGCACGACGCCGCCGGCGAGCGGGGACTCGCCGTCGCACCCCTGCACGCGGCGACCAGGCGCCAGGGCCTGCGCGGCATCCTCACCCAGTTCGCACGCGACATGTTCCACCCGAACGACGAGGGCTACGCGGTGTGGGCGGAGGCCTTCCGCCCGCTCGTGGGAGCCCGGGTGGCCGAGTTGACGGAGCTCGTCGGTACGGCGCCGAGCGTCGGCACCGCCGTTGTCGGAGGCCGCGGGTAA
- a CDS encoding group I truncated hemoglobin: MSEAKTLYQQLGEGPGIASVVDRLYELILADETLSPYFVETRLSQQKGHMAMFLAAATGGPNGYKGLDLDAAHAGRGITDADFDNVIGHAATALTEAGVDAETIGQVAGALMPLRAQVVTGEAAA; the protein is encoded by the coding sequence ATGTCCGAAGCGAAGACGCTCTACCAGCAGCTCGGCGAAGGCCCCGGCATCGCCAGCGTGGTCGACCGCCTGTACGAGCTGATCTTGGCCGACGAGACCCTCTCGCCCTACTTCGTCGAGACCCGCCTCTCGCAGCAGAAGGGCCACATGGCGATGTTCCTCGCCGCGGCCACCGGCGGCCCCAACGGCTACAAGGGGCTCGACCTCGACGCCGCCCACGCCGGCCGCGGCATCACCGACGCCGACTTCGACAACGTCATCGGCCACGCCGCGACCGCGCTCACCGAGGCGGGCGTCGACGCCGAGACGATCGGCCAGGTCGCCGGCGCGCTCATGCCGCTGCGCGCCCAGGTCGTGACGGGCGAAGCCGCCGCCTGA